DNA from Rhodopirellula bahusiensis:
AGCGAACGTTGTCCCAGCACATTGCGGGTTCGTTTTCCTTCGGTCGATCTCTGAGCACGATATTCGCAACCAACCAACTTCCGTACTGAAACGACTGAGCCATCTCGATGCGGTTTTGTTTGACTTCGCCAAGTGAATCAGGCAGCAAACGGCACGCGATGAATTGCGGGACCGCGAGGATCACCGAGTCGGCGGTGACGTTGGATCGTTTTTGCGTTTGAGTGTTCAATGCGCTTAGCGAGAGCGTGCCAGAATCAAGTTCGCTCATTGAAAGGACTGCTTGATCCGTTTCGATTCGGTCGCCGATTTTCCGCACCAATTGATCGACCAGAAAGCAGTTGCCTTCGGGCCACGTCAGCACGGGAGCGGACTCGGTCGATTGCGAAGGATCGAGCATGCGCGAAGCGAAGTAAAAAATTCCGGCCCAGGCACTCGTCTGGTCGGCTCGCAAACCGTAGTCATCGCGGCAAGAGTGATCGACCAACCAAAGCAATCGCGGCGAATCAAATTCGCGAGACTGCATCCACTGGGACATCGACAATTGATCCAGTGCTAGGCTCTCGGGATCGTCACTCGCCCGCGAAGTCGGCAGAACGAACCAAGGTTTGTCGTTTGCGTCTCGCGTCTGCGCAAAGTCGGACATCTCCTTTTGGAATCGTTCGACTTGCGAGATGTCTTCGGTGGTCGCGTCACCCATCGGCAACAAACCATATTGCCAACGTCCGTTCGCCCATACGCGTTCTTCGGGATCACGGCAAAGCATCTGCTCGGCCGCTGCTCCGCTTTCATCGAGGACGCCGCACTCGCGAAGGAAGTTTCGCAGCGGTTCGTTGTGAGTGCCCGGGAGCGGCAAGTAGTGGGCTCCCCAGGGAGCACGCAGAGAACCGAACGAGTCCGATTGGTACTGGGTGCTTCGCGAAGTTCCGCCGGGTGTCGATTCCAATTCGAGAATGAGAAAATCGTCGATGCCCGATTTCAGCAGTTCGTAACCAGCCGCCAGTCCCGCGACTCCGCCGCCGATAATCACGCAGCGAGCGTGCCGGATGTCTGCGTTTGGATTTTCTGCGTCGGAAGCCGAGGCAAATCGCTCGGCGGTTGGGACTCGTAAACGATGCCCAACGTCGCGGTTGGGCGTGAGCACGGAACCGGTGAAAGGCAGTGCACCAGACCATCGCGATGAAAGTGAATTGCAACCCAGGCAGGCGAGCGTTCCTGCGCCGAGCACCGAAGACAGCAGATCACGACGTGTGTAGCGAAGTCTTCGGGGTTGGAAATTCATCCGAAGGCTCCGTTTGTCTTCAATAAGTAGCCGACGTAGCCGCAGTAGATCAGGATCATCAGCACGCCTTCCCACCGCGCGATCGTTCGGCCCGTGCGATAGAGCACCCAACTCAAAATCGCGGCGATCACCATCAACGGCATGTCGAGCCCCATGATTTCGGGAGCAACGTTCAGACCACTGGGGGCGATCACGGAGGTGATGCCGAGCACGGCGACGATGTTGAGCGTCGTGCTGCCGACGGCATTGCCAATCGCGATTCCGCGTTCTCCTTTGATGGTCGCAGCCACGGAAGTGACCAGCTCAGGCAGCGATGTTCCCGCCGACACAATGGTCAATCCAATGACCAGTTCCGACACACCCAGGATACGAGCCATGGAAACCGCACCATCGACGAACAGGTCGCATCCGAAGACCAGGGCAGCAACACCGGCACTCAGCAGGATGAGTTGCCAGATGATGACAGCGACTCGTCGACCCAACGTTTGAGCGGCTTCTTCCACGATCTCCGGAGACAATAGGTCGTCGCCGATGGGTTGTTCGCCCGACTTCTTTCCCAGTCGGTATGAAATTGCGAAGTAGCCAACCATGATCAGGATCAACCCGATTCCGTCCAACCGACCGATGATTCCGTTCAAGGATGCGACCAACATCGCGAGGCATGCGGAGATCATCACAGGAACGTCGAATCGCGTGATCTGGCGATCGACCGGAAGAGGCGCAAACAGGGCGCTGAAGCCGACGATCATCAACATGTTGAACAGGTTGCTGCCGACGACGTTGCCGATCGTGATGTCGGCTTGTCCGCGAAGGGCGGTCGTGAAAGAGACGGCCATTTCAGGAGCGCTAGTGCCGAGCGACACGACCGTCAGTCCCACGAACAGTGGACTGAGCTTCGCCGCGATCGCCAAACGGGACGCGCCGCGAACGACCCACTCGCCTCCGACTAAGAGGAGGAGGACGCCGCCGAGAATCTGTAGTGCAATGATGCCATTCATGCGCCCGAAAATAGACAAGCGTGCCGTCTCGCAACAGGAGACGACACGCTTGAAAGTTGTTTCGGTGATCCAGAACGAGAATCACACGTCAGAATGGATTGGCTCGTGCGTCAGGCGAT
Protein-coding regions in this window:
- a CDS encoding FAD-dependent oxidoreductase, which translates into the protein MNFQPRRLRYTRRDLLSSVLGAGTLACLGCNSLSSRWSGALPFTGSVLTPNRDVGHRLRVPTAERFASASDAENPNADIRHARCVIIGGGVAGLAAGYELLKSGIDDFLILELESTPGGTSRSTQYQSDSFGSLRAPWGAHYLPLPGTHNEPLRNFLRECGVLDESGAAAEQMLCRDPEERVWANGRWQYGLLPMGDATTEDISQVERFQKEMSDFAQTRDANDKPWFVLPTSRASDDPESLALDQLSMSQWMQSREFDSPRLLWLVDHSCRDDYGLRADQTSAWAGIFYFASRMLDPSQSTESAPVLTWPEGNCFLVDQLVRKIGDRIETDQAVLSMSELDSGTLSLSALNTQTQKRSNVTADSVILAVPQFIACRLLPDSLGEVKQNRIEMAQSFQYGSWLVANIVLRDRPKENEPAMCWDNVRYQSASLGYVNAGHQTGSDHGGTVLTWYQALTTHDTALTRTELMTLSWEEAAEVVCSDLEIMHPNIREHIEAMDVMVWGHAMIQPTVGSRSNPLRTRASQSIGNIHFAASDLSGVALFEEAFDHGRRAAQAVAQI
- a CDS encoding calcium/sodium antiporter; the encoded protein is MNGIIALQILGGVLLLLVGGEWVVRGASRLAIAAKLSPLFVGLTVVSLGTSAPEMAVSFTTALRGQADITIGNVVGSNLFNMLMIVGFSALFAPLPVDRQITRFDVPVMISACLAMLVASLNGIIGRLDGIGLILIMVGYFAISYRLGKKSGEQPIGDDLLSPEIVEEAAQTLGRRVAVIIWQLILLSAGVAALVFGCDLFVDGAVSMARILGVSELVIGLTIVSAGTSLPELVTSVAATIKGERGIAIGNAVGSTTLNIVAVLGITSVIAPSGLNVAPEIMGLDMPLMVIAAILSWVLYRTGRTIARWEGVLMILIYCGYVGYLLKTNGAFG